One Pyrus communis chromosome 13, drPyrComm1.1, whole genome shotgun sequence genomic window carries:
- the LOC137712940 gene encoding uncharacterized protein has protein sequence MVRPYAVKGKKRKKKADVYDRAEEEEEAAAAAAAEPEETETEEADKKRSKGNEAEERKGNPIELEGIPMAPAEINPKNGPGAIFILEKASLEVAKVGKTYQLLNSDEHSNFLRKNNKDPALYRPDILHQALLMVLDSPINKAGRLRNVYVRTAAGVLIEVKPYVRIPRTFKRFAGVMLQLLQKLSISAVGKREKLMRVTKNPVTQYLPVNSRKIGFSYSSEKLVNIQKYVASDENSTDFVFVVGAMAHGKVETDYTEDFISISGYPLSAAYCITMICQALAGKWNIL, from the exons ATGGTGAGGCCGTATGCAGTGAAGGGAAAGAAGCGAAAGAAGAAGGCAGATGTATACGACAgagcagaggaagaagaagaagcagcagcagcagcggcAGCAGAACCAGAAGAAACAGAGACAGAGGAAGCCGATAAGAAACGGAGCAAAGGAAATGAAGCAGAAGAAAGGAAGGGTAACCCAATTGAGCTCGAGGGTATTCCAATGGCCCCAGCAGAGATTAACCCCAAGAACGGACCTGGTGCTATCTTCATCCTCGAGAAAGCTTCTCTGGAAGTTGCCAAAGTTGGAAAG ACTTATCAGCTATTGAATTCTGACGAGCACTCAAATTTCCTGAGGAAGAACAACAAGGATCCTGCTCTTTACCGGCCCGATATCCTTCATCAG GCTCTCCTTATGGTTTTAGATAGCCCAATTAATAAAGCTGGGAGGTTGCGGAACGTGTATGTGAGAACTGCAGCAGGTGTTCTAATTGAAGTTAAGCCATATGTTCGTATTCCAAGAACATTTAAGCGGTTCGCTGGTGTCATGT TGCAGCTGCTACAAAAACTGAGTATATCTGCTGTTGGTAAGCGTGAGAAACTTATGCGTGTGACAAAGAACCCTGTGACACAGTATTTACCTGTCAACTCTCGTAAAATAG GCTTCTCATACAGTTCAGAAAAATTGGTTAACATACAGAAGTATGTTGCTAGTGATGAAAACAGTACAGACTTTGTTTTTGTG GTTGGTGCGATGGCTCATGGGAAAGTTGAGACAGACTATACTGAGGATTTCATTTCAA TATCTGGTTATCCCTTGAGTGCGGCATATTGTATCACGATGATTTGCCAGGCGTTGGCGGGAAAGTGGAACATTTTGTGA
- the LOC137712862 gene encoding small ribosomal subunit protein eS10z-like — MIISEKNRREISKYLFQEGVCYAKKDYNLAKHPDIDVPNLQVIKLMQSFKSKEYVRETFAWMHYYWYLTNDGIEFLRTYLNLPSEIVPATLKKQAKPPGRPMGPSGDRPRGPSRFDGERRFGGDRDGYRGGPRAPGGDFGDKGGAPADYRPSFGGPGGRPGFGRGAGGFGAGPASSNQS; from the exons ATG ATCATTTCTGAGAAGAATCGTCGGGAGATCTCCAAGTACCTGTTCCAAGAGGGAGTTTGCTACGCGAAGAAGGACTATAACTTGGCGAAGCATCCCGACATCGACGTCCCAAATCTGCAGGTGATTAAGCTGATGCAGAGCTTCAAGTCCAAGGAGTATGTGAGGGAGACGTTTGCTTGGATGCACTACTACTGGTACCTTACCAATGACGGTATCGAGTTCTTGAGGACTTATCTCAATCTCCCTTCTGAGATTGTCCCTGCTACTCTCAAGAAGCAGGCCAAGCCTCCTGGCCGCCCCATGGGCCCCTCCGGTGACCGCCCCCG TGGTCCGTCTCGCTTTGATGGAGAACGTAGATTCGGTGGTGACAGGGATGGGTACCGTGGAGGACCTCGTGCACCTGGGGGTGACTTTGGAGACAAGGGTGGAGCTCCTGCTGATTATAGACCTTCTTTTGGG GGTCCCGGTGGAAGGCCTGGCTTTGGTCGCGGAGCTGGTGGTTTTGGTGCAGGCCCAGCTAGTTCTAATCAATCTTAA